The Pseudomonas asiatica genome has a segment encoding these proteins:
- a CDS encoding SurA N-terminal domain-containing protein: protein MLQNIRDNSQGWIAKTIIGLIVVLMALTGFEAIFQAATHSQDAAKVNGQTISQNELSQAADMQRRQLMQQLGKDFDPALLDDKLLREEALKGLISRKLLLQGAEDAKFAFSEAALDQVILQTPEFQVDGKFSADRFDQVIRQMGYGRMQFRDMLAEEMLIGQLRTGLAGSSFVTDQQVDAFARLEKQTRDFASLTFKADPAAVKVSDEEIKAHYDQHAKEFMSPDQVVIDYIELKKSVFFDQVKVTDEELKAQYEKEIANLAEQRHAAHILIEVNDKVTDAQAKARADEIEQRLAKGEDFAALAKEFSQDPGSANSGGDLGFAGPGVYDPAFEDALYKLQDGQVSAPVRTEFGYHLIKLLGVQAPEVPSFASLKDKLTRDLKIPLVEQRYVDASKQLQDAAYEASDLAQPAQDLNLKVQTSAAFGREGGEGITANRSVVQAAFSEEVLEEGANSTAIELDPETTVVLRVKEHRKPEQLPLEAVAKNISEHLAKEKATAELKAKADKLIAGLRDGSIAAGSVHEGQGWKAYEAVTRGEDGIDPAELQALFRLGKPQAKDKPVYGSVVLRDGSLVVLQLKGVNEGATATDEEKQQIRRYLASRAGQQDFAAYRKQLEAKADITRY from the coding sequence ATGCTGCAAAATATCAGGGACAATTCACAAGGTTGGATTGCCAAGACCATCATCGGCCTTATCGTCGTGTTGATGGCGTTGACCGGCTTTGAAGCCATTTTCCAGGCCGCCACACATAGCCAGGACGCCGCCAAGGTGAACGGCCAGACCATCAGCCAGAACGAGCTGAGCCAGGCGGCCGACATGCAGCGCCGTCAGCTGATGCAACAGTTGGGCAAGGATTTCGACCCGGCGCTGCTGGACGACAAATTGCTGCGCGAAGAGGCACTGAAAGGCCTGATCAGCCGCAAGCTGCTGCTGCAAGGCGCCGAAGATGCCAAATTCGCCTTCTCCGAGGCCGCGCTGGATCAAGTGATCCTGCAGACGCCGGAATTCCAGGTGGACGGCAAGTTCAGTGCCGACCGTTTTGACCAGGTCATTCGCCAGATGGGCTATGGCCGCATGCAGTTCCGCGACATGCTCGCCGAGGAAATGCTTATCGGCCAGCTGCGCACCGGCCTGGCCGGCAGCAGCTTCGTCACCGACCAGCAGGTCGATGCCTTTGCCCGCCTCGAGAAGCAGACCCGTGACTTCGCTTCCCTGACCTTCAAGGCCGACCCGGCCGCGGTCAAGGTCAGCGATGAAGAGATCAAGGCGCACTACGACCAGCACGCCAAGGAGTTCATGTCGCCAGACCAGGTGGTGATCGACTACATCGAGCTGAAGAAGTCGGTGTTCTTCGATCAGGTCAAGGTGACCGACGAAGAGCTCAAGGCCCAGTACGAGAAGGAAATCGCCAACCTCGCCGAGCAGCGCCATGCCGCGCACATCCTCATCGAGGTCAACGACAAGGTCACCGACGCCCAGGCCAAGGCCCGCGCCGACGAGATCGAGCAGCGTCTGGCCAAGGGTGAAGACTTTGCCGCGCTGGCCAAGGAGTTCTCCCAGGACCCGGGTTCGGCCAACAGCGGCGGTGACCTTGGCTTCGCCGGCCCGGGCGTTTACGACCCGGCGTTCGAAGATGCACTGTACAAGTTGCAGGATGGCCAGGTCTCGGCGCCGGTGCGCACAGAGTTCGGCTACCACCTGATCAAGCTGCTGGGCGTACAGGCACCGGAAGTGCCGAGCTTCGCCAGCCTGAAGGACAAGCTGACCCGTGACCTGAAGATCCCGCTGGTCGAGCAGCGTTACGTAGATGCCAGCAAGCAGCTGCAGGATGCCGCCTACGAGGCTTCCGACCTGGCCCAGCCGGCCCAGGACCTGAACCTGAAGGTGCAAACCTCCGCAGCCTTCGGCCGTGAGGGTGGTGAAGGCATCACTGCCAACCGTTCGGTCGTGCAGGCCGCATTCTCCGAAGAAGTGCTGGAGGAGGGTGCCAACAGCACCGCCATCGAGCTCGACCCGGAAACCACCGTGGTACTGCGCGTCAAGGAGCACCGCAAGCCTGAGCAGCTGCCGCTGGAAGCCGTGGCCAAGAACATCAGCGAACACCTGGCCAAGGAGAAGGCGACTGCCGAGCTCAAGGCCAAGGCGGACAAGCTGATTGCCGGCCTGCGTGACGGTTCCATCGCAGCGGGCAGTGTGCACGAAGGGCAGGGCTGGAAGGCCTATGAAGCAGTTACCCGCGGCGAGGACGGTATCGACCCGGCCGAGCTGCAGGCACTGTTCCGCCTGGGCAAGCCACAAGCCAAGGACAAGCCGGTTTATGGCAGCGTCGTGCTGCGTGACGGTAGCCTGGTGGTACTGCAGCTCAAGGGTGTCAACGAAGGCGCTACTGCCACCGACGAAGAGAAGCAGCAGATCCGCCGCTACCTCGCGTCGCGTGCTGGCCAGCAAGACTTCGCGGCGTACCGCAAGCAGCTGGAAGCCAAGGCGGACATCACCCGTTACTAA
- a CDS encoding CHAD domain-containing protein, whose translation MSAMLDHVVAQIVALQVRLLACRERLAADTDSEALHDLRTTLRRLRSLLRPLRGLPGVEQLEDAAKSLGTLTTPLRDREVLAAELIGRGFAEAGQRRLEGRGSTFASVAASPQLTRVLAIVDAFPLFLRAAGREGLVKALEKRIDKRLVKQWRKLHKALQDPAHDRHRLRLLIKRARYGDEAYPQLDHAGKPLRRLLKQAQGDLGDWHDRQQWLLQARDHADLEPCKVAWEQELHEAERHSDVTLAALLQALARRKPEK comes from the coding sequence ATGTCTGCCATGCTCGATCATGTGGTTGCCCAGATAGTGGCCTTGCAGGTGCGCCTGCTGGCCTGCCGCGAGCGCCTGGCTGCCGATACCGACAGTGAGGCCTTGCATGACCTGCGCACCACCCTGCGGCGCCTGCGCAGCCTGCTGCGGCCGCTGCGTGGGCTGCCGGGGGTGGAGCAACTGGAGGACGCCGCCAAGTCGCTGGGTACACTGACCACGCCGTTGCGTGATCGTGAGGTGCTGGCGGCCGAACTGATCGGGCGTGGTTTTGCCGAGGCCGGGCAGCGGCGCCTGGAAGGGCGTGGCAGTACCTTTGCCAGTGTTGCCGCCAGCCCGCAGCTGACCCGGGTGCTGGCGATTGTCGACGCGTTTCCGCTGTTCCTGCGTGCAGCTGGCCGCGAGGGCCTGGTCAAGGCGTTGGAAAAGCGTATCGACAAACGCCTGGTCAAACAGTGGCGCAAGTTGCACAAAGCGCTGCAGGACCCGGCCCACGATCGCCATCGCCTGCGTTTGCTGATCAAGCGTGCGCGCTACGGTGACGAGGCATACCCGCAGCTCGACCATGCGGGCAAGCCGTTGCGGCGCTTGCTGAAGCAGGCCCAGGGCGACCTGGGTGACTGGCATGATCGCCAGCAATGGCTGCTGCAGGCGCGCGACCATGCCGACCTGGAACCGTGCAAGGTCGCCTGGGAGCAGGAGTTGCACGAGGCCGAGCGCCATTCGGATGTGACGCTGGCTGCACTGCTGCAGGCGCTGGCGCGGCGAAAGCCCGAAAAATGA
- a CDS encoding patatin-like phospholipase family protein, with the protein MSKRVALVLGSGGARGYAHIGVIEEIERRGYDIACIAGCSMGAVIGGIYAAGKLEDYRNWIESLDYLDVLRLVDVSFRLGAIRGDKVFGQIRKIVGEINIEQLRIPYTAVAADLTNQQEIWFQEGCLHQAMRASAAIPSLFTPVMQGNRMLVDGGILNPLPIVPVVSSHCDLIIAVNLNATNQKQYQLPVIERPAAFKMRFDALLSSLGSRLPFRRKPAEELIRIEQEIVAEGLAPPNPWLADAANPEGQQPAAAPEREGAPKSATGSFIIDNVGPASLLDLINQSFEVMQTSLAQYKIAGYPPDVLINVPKRVCRFFEFYKAPELIALGREIARDTLDIHEGVKR; encoded by the coding sequence ATGAGCAAACGCGTGGCACTGGTACTGGGATCCGGCGGAGCCCGGGGGTATGCACATATCGGGGTGATCGAGGAAATCGAGCGCCGTGGCTACGACATTGCCTGCATCGCCGGCTGCTCCATGGGCGCGGTGATCGGCGGCATCTATGCCGCCGGCAAGCTGGAAGACTACCGCAACTGGATCGAGAGCCTCGACTACCTGGATGTGTTGCGCCTGGTCGATGTCAGCTTTCGCCTCGGCGCAATTCGCGGCGACAAGGTGTTCGGGCAAATCCGCAAGATCGTCGGCGAGATCAACATCGAGCAATTGCGCATCCCCTACACGGCGGTTGCAGCCGACCTCACCAACCAGCAGGAAATCTGGTTCCAGGAGGGGTGCCTGCACCAGGCCATGCGCGCCTCGGCGGCCATCCCCAGCCTGTTCACCCCAGTGATGCAAGGCAACCGCATGCTGGTCGACGGCGGCATCCTCAACCCGCTGCCGATCGTGCCGGTGGTGTCCAGCCACTGCGACCTGATCATCGCGGTCAACCTCAACGCCACCAACCAGAAGCAGTACCAGTTACCTGTGATCGAACGCCCGGCAGCGTTCAAGATGCGTTTCGATGCCCTGCTCAGTTCGCTGGGCTCGCGCTTGCCGTTCCGGCGCAAGCCGGCGGAGGAGCTGATCCGCATCGAGCAGGAAATCGTCGCCGAAGGGCTGGCGCCGCCAAACCCGTGGCTGGCCGACGCCGCCAACCCGGAAGGCCAGCAACCGGCGGCGGCGCCGGAGCGCGAAGGCGCGCCGAAGTCGGCGACTGGCTCGTTCATCATCGACAACGTGGGGCCCGCTTCGCTGCTGGACTTGATCAACCAGAGCTTCGAGGTCATGCAGACGTCGTTGGCGCAGTACAAGATCGCCGGCTATCCGCCGGATGTACTGATCAACGTGCCCAAACGGGTATGCCGGTTTTTCGAGTTCTACAAGGCGCCGGAGCTGATTGCCCTGGGGCGGGAGATTGCGCGGGATACGCTGGATATCCATGAAGGGGTGAAACGCTAG
- a CDS encoding Mpo1-like protein, with product MSKRLPNLPAWQWRGYHHNHRHPTNLVLHLIAVPLFILGALLILSGLFGLDLGQIAVGIIALIAGLGLQRQGHRLEAEQPEPFANRKDAVQRLLTEQFITFPRFLLSGAWWKAWRERHKHRR from the coding sequence ATGAGCAAACGCCTGCCCAACCTGCCCGCCTGGCAATGGCGCGGCTACCACCACAACCACCGCCACCCGACCAACCTGGTGCTGCACCTGATCGCCGTGCCGTTGTTCATCCTTGGCGCGTTGCTGATTCTGTCCGGCCTGTTCGGCCTGGATCTGGGCCAGATTGCCGTTGGCATCATTGCCTTGATCGCCGGCCTGGGCCTGCAGCGCCAGGGCCATCGCCTGGAAGCCGAGCAACCCGAGCCCTTCGCCAACCGCAAGGATGCCGTGCAACGCCTGCTGACCGAGCAGTTCATCACCTTTCCGCGCTTCTTGCTGAGCGGGGCCTGGTGGAAGGCCTGGCGGGAACGACACAAGCATCGGCGCTGA
- a CDS encoding acyl-CoA thioesterase, with amino-acid sequence MNFNQLLDAVRANPEAVSVPPSWAQGRAAFGGLMAAMVYEAMRQKISDDRPVRSLAISFVAPAAADVPIRFDVEVLREGKAVSTLLGRAVQDGQVVTLVQGNFGAGRPSVVDVPALPATEMKALEDAAPELPHIKGVTPEFMQHVALRWAVGGLPFSGNQSRQMGGWVRLRSVAEEPVNEAHLLALVDAWPPSLMPFLKQPAAGSTLTWTIEFMQPTAQLSTLDWCRYCVETEHARDGYGHAAAALRTAQGELLALSRQTVTVFA; translated from the coding sequence ATGAATTTCAACCAACTGCTCGACGCCGTGCGGGCCAACCCCGAAGCGGTGAGCGTCCCGCCAAGCTGGGCCCAGGGTCGCGCCGCCTTTGGCGGGCTGATGGCGGCCATGGTGTATGAAGCCATGCGCCAGAAAATCTCCGATGACCGCCCCGTGCGTTCGCTGGCCATCAGCTTTGTGGCGCCGGCCGCGGCGGATGTGCCAATCCGCTTCGACGTGGAGGTGCTGCGTGAAGGCAAGGCAGTCAGCACCTTGCTGGGCCGTGCCGTTCAAGACGGCCAGGTGGTGACCCTGGTGCAGGGCAATTTCGGTGCAGGGCGGCCATCAGTGGTCGATGTGCCGGCGTTGCCGGCCACGGAAATGAAAGCGCTCGAAGACGCAGCCCCCGAGCTGCCCCATATCAAAGGCGTTACCCCGGAGTTCATGCAGCATGTGGCCTTGCGCTGGGCGGTGGGTGGGTTGCCGTTCAGTGGCAATCAGTCGCGCCAGATGGGTGGCTGGGTACGTTTGCGCTCGGTGGCCGAAGAACCGGTCAACGAGGCGCACCTGCTGGCGTTGGTCGATGCCTGGCCGCCGAGCCTGATGCCGTTTCTCAAGCAGCCGGCTGCCGGCAGCACGTTGACCTGGACGATCGAATTCATGCAGCCCACGGCGCAGCTGTCGACCCTGGACTGGTGCCGTTATTGCGTGGAAACCGAGCATGCGCGGGATGGTTATGGGCATGCCGCCGCCGCATTGAGGACGGCGCAGGGCGAGTTGCTGGCCTTGAGCCGGCAGACGGTTACCGTGTTTGCCTGA